One Pseudomonas sp. HOU2 genomic window carries:
- a CDS encoding CBS domain-containing protein has product MKTVAQLLKLKDQKNQEVHHIDPGHMVLEALMKMAEKNVGALVVMEDDKVVGIISERDYARKLVLHGRSSVGTPVRDIMVKDVITVDTHQTVDTCLGIMSDKRLRHLPVVENGKLIGLLSIGDLVKEAIAEQAELIKQLEQYIRGE; this is encoded by the coding sequence ATGAAGACCGTCGCCCAACTGCTCAAGCTCAAAGATCAGAAAAATCAGGAAGTGCACCATATCGATCCCGGTCACATGGTGCTCGAAGCGCTGATGAAAATGGCCGAGAAAAACGTCGGGGCCTTGGTGGTGATGGAAGATGACAAAGTGGTCGGCATCATCAGTGAGCGTGATTACGCACGCAAACTGGTACTGCACGGGCGCTCGTCGGTGGGCACACCGGTGCGCGACATCATGGTCAAGGACGTCATCACCGTGGACACCCACCAGACCGTCGACACCTGCCTGGGCATCATGTCCGACAAACGCTTGCGCCACTTGCCGGTGGTGGAGAACGGCAAACTGATCGGCCTGCTGTCGATCGGTGACCTGGTGAAGGAGGCGATTGCCGAACAGGCGGAGCTGATCAAGCAGCTGGAGCAGTACATTCGCGGGGAATAA
- a CDS encoding aldo/keto reductase translates to MRTLELAGVQVPVIGQGTWRMGEDRAAHPREVSALRQGIELGMTLIDTAEMYAEGGAESVVGEAIAGLRDRVFLVSKVYPHNASRKGIPQACERSLRRLDTDYIDLYLLHWRGQYPLEETVEAFERLRADGKIGRWGVSNFDVDDLQELASPACATNQVLYNLEERGVEFDLLPWCQQQRMPLMAYCPIGQGGTMLAEPALQQIAARHNVTPAQVSLAWILRQDGVIAIPKAVRPEHVQLNAQAAQLQLDAGDLAALDQVFKAPQRKQRLAMV, encoded by the coding sequence ATGCGTACCCTTGAACTGGCAGGCGTGCAGGTTCCAGTGATCGGCCAGGGCACTTGGCGCATGGGCGAAGATCGCGCGGCGCACCCGCGGGAAGTGTCCGCGCTGCGCCAAGGCATCGAACTGGGCATGACCCTGATCGATACAGCGGAAATGTACGCCGAGGGCGGCGCCGAAAGCGTGGTTGGCGAAGCCATCGCCGGTCTGCGCGACCGGGTATTTCTGGTGAGCAAGGTCTATCCGCACAACGCCAGCCGCAAAGGCATCCCGCAAGCCTGCGAGCGCAGTCTGCGCCGGCTCGACACCGATTACATCGACCTCTATCTGTTGCACTGGCGCGGTCAGTATCCGCTGGAAGAAACCGTCGAAGCCTTCGAACGTTTGCGCGCGGACGGCAAGATCGGCCGTTGGGGCGTGTCGAATTTCGATGTCGACGATCTGCAAGAACTGGCCTCCCCGGCCTGCGCCACCAATCAGGTGCTGTACAACCTCGAAGAGCGTGGCGTCGAATTCGATCTGCTGCCCTGGTGCCAGCAACAGCGTATGCCGTTGATGGCGTACTGCCCGATCGGCCAGGGCGGCACGATGCTCGCCGAACCGGCGCTACAGCAAATTGCCGCTCGTCACAACGTGACCCCGGCACAGGTTTCGCTGGCGTGGATTCTGCGTCAGGATGGGGTGATTGCGATTCCCAAGGCTGTGCGACCGGAACACGTGCAACTCAATGCTCAGGCGGCGCAGCTGCAACTGGACGCCGGGGATCTGGCGGCGCTGGATCAGGTATTCAAAGCGCCACAACGCAAGCAGCGGCTGGCGATGGTCTGA
- a CDS encoding DNA polymerase II — translation MDLQQGFVLTRHWRDTPVGTEVEFWLATDAGPRRVRLAPQTSVAFIPAAQREAAERLLHDEKNVELRPLALQDFEHRPVLGLYCQQHGQLMRLETALSRAGVDVFEADVRPPERYLMERFITAPVLFSGTADADGVLLNAQLKPDPKYRPKLRLVSLDIETTETGELYSIALEGCGQRQVYMLGAPNGDASIIDFDLEYCDSRTLILKKLNDWFALHDPDAIIGWNVVQFDLRILHEHARRLGVPLKIGRGGEEMQWREHGSRTHYFASAAGRLIIDGIESLRSATWSFPSFSLENVAQTLLGEGKAIDNPYQRMDEINRMFAEDKPALAKYNLKDCELVTRIFAKTELLTFLLERASVTGLPADRSGGSVAAFTHLYMPLMHRQGFVAPNLGTNPPQASPGGFVMDSQPGLYESVLVLDYKSLYPSIIRTFLIDPVGLIEGLQRPDDADSVSGFRGARFSRTRHCLPSIVARVAEGRETAKREHNAPLSQALKIIMNAFYGVLGSSGCRFFDTRLASSITLRGHEIMLHTRQLIEAQGHAVIYGDTDSTFVWLRRPHGQEEAAQIGQALVRHVNDWWREHVREEYGLQSTLELQYETHYKRFLMPTIRGAEEGSKKRYAGLVTRADGSEEMVYKGLETVRTDWSLLARQFQQELYERIFQRKPYQDYVRDYVRKTLAGEFDERLVYRKRLRRTLDDYERNVPPHVRAARLADDYNARHGRPRQYQNGGWISYVITLAGPEPLEVRRAAIDYDHYITRQLQPVADAILPFVDDDFSTLIGGQLGLF, via the coding sequence GTGGATTTACAGCAGGGCTTCGTCCTGACCCGGCATTGGCGCGATACCCCGGTCGGCACCGAAGTCGAGTTCTGGCTGGCGACCGACGCCGGGCCGCGCCGTGTGCGGCTGGCGCCGCAGACGTCGGTGGCGTTTATCCCCGCCGCACAACGCGAAGCGGCCGAGCGTCTGCTGCACGACGAAAAGAACGTCGAACTGCGCCCGCTGGCCCTGCAGGACTTCGAACATCGCCCGGTGCTGGGCCTGTATTGCCAGCAACACGGCCAGTTGATGCGCCTGGAAACCGCGCTGTCCCGCGCCGGCGTCGATGTCTTCGAAGCCGATGTGCGTCCGCCCGAGCGCTACCTCATGGAGCGTTTCATTACCGCGCCGGTGCTGTTCAGCGGTACTGCCGATGCCGACGGCGTATTGCTCAATGCTCAACTCAAACCCGACCCCAAGTATCGACCCAAACTGCGCCTGGTTTCGCTGGACATCGAAACCACTGAAACCGGCGAGCTGTATTCCATTGCCCTCGAGGGCTGCGGCCAGCGTCAGGTGTACATGCTCGGCGCACCCAACGGTGACGCCAGCATCATCGACTTCGACCTCGAATACTGCGACTCACGCACGCTGATCCTGAAAAAGCTCAACGACTGGTTCGCCCTCCACGACCCCGACGCAATCATCGGCTGGAACGTCGTGCAGTTCGATCTGCGCATCCTTCACGAACACGCGCGACGCCTCGGTGTGCCGCTGAAAATCGGCCGTGGCGGAGAGGAGATGCAGTGGCGCGAACACGGCAGCCGCACGCACTACTTTGCCTCGGCGGCGGGGCGCTTGATCATCGACGGCATCGAGTCCTTGCGTTCGGCGACCTGGAGTTTCCCCTCGTTCAGCCTGGAAAACGTCGCCCAGACCCTGCTCGGCGAGGGCAAGGCGATCGACAACCCGTACCAGCGCATGGACGAAATCAACCGCATGTTCGCCGAGGACAAACCGGCGCTGGCCAAGTACAACCTCAAGGACTGCGAGCTGGTCACGCGGATCTTCGCCAAGACCGAACTGCTGACCTTTTTGCTCGAACGCGCCAGCGTTACCGGCCTGCCGGCGGATCGCAGCGGCGGCTCGGTAGCGGCGTTCACCCATTTGTATATGCCGCTGATGCACCGTCAGGGTTTCGTCGCGCCGAACCTGGGCACCAACCCGCCACAGGCCAGCCCCGGCGGCTTTGTCATGGACTCGCAGCCGGGGCTGTACGAGTCGGTGCTGGTGCTCGACTACAAGAGCCTTTACCCGTCGATCATCCGCACTTTTCTGATTGACCCGGTGGGCCTGATCGAAGGCCTGCAACGCCCGGACGATGCCGATTCGGTGTCGGGGTTTCGCGGCGCACGTTTCTCGCGCACCCGGCATTGCCTGCCGTCGATTGTTGCGCGGGTCGCCGAGGGCCGCGAGACCGCCAAGCGCGAGCACAACGCACCGCTGTCGCAAGCGCTGAAGATAATCATGAACGCCTTCTACGGCGTGCTCGGTTCCAGCGGTTGCCGGTTTTTCGATACGCGTTTGGCGTCGTCGATCACCCTGCGCGGCCACGAGATCATGCTACACACGCGGCAGCTCATCGAAGCGCAGGGCCACGCGGTGATCTACGGCGACACCGATTCGACCTTCGTCTGGCTGCGCCGGCCGCATGGGCAGGAAGAAGCGGCGCAGATCGGCCAGGCGCTGGTCAGGCACGTCAACGATTGGTGGCGCGAACATGTGCGTGAGGAATACGGCCTGCAAAGCACCCTCGAATTGCAGTACGAAACCCACTACAAACGCTTTCTGATGCCGACCATTCGCGGAGCCGAGGAGGGCAGCAAGAAGCGCTACGCCGGACTGGTGACCCGCGCCGACGGCAGCGAAGAAATGGTCTACAAAGGTCTGGAAACCGTGCGCACTGACTGGTCGTTGCTGGCCCGGCAGTTCCAGCAGGAACTCTACGAGCGGATTTTCCAGCGCAAGCCGTATCAGGATTACGTGCGCGATTACGTGCGCAAGACCCTCGCCGGCGAATTCGATGAGCGACTGGTCTACCGCAAACGCCTGCGCCGCACTCTCGACGACTACGAACGCAACGTGCCGCCGCATGTGCGTGCGGCGCGGCTGGCCGATGATTACAACGCCCGGCACGGGCGCCCACGGCAGTATCAGAACGGCGGCTGGATCAGTTACGTCATCACCCTGGCCGGGCCGGAACCGCTGGAAGTGCGCCGCGCCGCGATCGACTACGACCACTACATCACCCGCCAGCTGCAACCGGTGGCGGATGCGATTCTGCCCTTCGTCGACGACGATTTCTCAACCCTGATCGGGGGGCAACTGGGCCTGTTTTGA
- a CDS encoding aldose epimerase family protein gives MLQSRHLLSGLGLSLMIATLSANAAGLSAEHKAFGKTNDGTPVEQYILRNSHGMQATVITYGATLQSLLVPDKHGKAADVVLGFDDVQGYQKGTAYFGATIGRFGNRLADGAFELDGKRYQVPQNDKSNALHGGTQGFDKKVWKAQETKDKDSVGVTLTYLSADGEMGFPGNLTTQVTYRLTDSNELRIDYQASTDKPTVLNLTNHSYFNLAGAGNGDVLKQIATLHASRYTPVTAKLIPTGELAPVAGTPMDFTKPTAIGTHIKADHPQLKFAEPKQGGFDFNWVLDTKGDVSKVAAEVSDPQSGRHLQLFTSEPGVQFYTSNFLDGTVKGKGGKVYPHWGAFTLETQHYPDAPNQPDFPSTRLDPGQAYTQSVVLKFTTK, from the coding sequence ATGCTTCAATCACGTCACCTGCTCTCCGGCCTCGGACTGTCCCTGATGATCGCCACCCTCTCCGCCAACGCGGCCGGCCTCAGCGCCGAACACAAAGCCTTTGGCAAAACCAATGACGGCACGCCCGTCGAGCAATACATCCTGCGCAACAGCCACGGCATGCAGGCGACCGTCATCACCTACGGCGCCACCCTGCAATCGCTGCTGGTGCCGGACAAACACGGCAAAGCCGCCGATGTGGTGCTGGGTTTCGACGATGTTCAGGGTTACCAGAAAGGCACGGCGTATTTCGGTGCGACCATCGGCCGTTTCGGCAATCGACTCGCGGACGGTGCGTTCGAACTCGACGGCAAACGCTATCAGGTGCCGCAGAACGACAAGTCCAACGCCTTGCATGGCGGCACCCAAGGCTTCGACAAGAAGGTCTGGAAAGCGCAGGAAACCAAGGACAAGGATTCCGTCGGCGTGACCCTCACCTATCTGTCGGCGGACGGTGAAATGGGCTTCCCCGGCAACCTCACCACGCAGGTGACCTACCGCCTGACCGACAGCAACGAACTGCGCATCGACTATCAGGCCAGCACCGACAAACCGACCGTGCTCAACCTGACCAACCACAGCTACTTCAACCTCGCCGGCGCCGGCAATGGTGATGTGCTGAAACAGATCGCCACCCTGCACGCCAGCCGCTACACCCCAGTCACCGCCAAGCTGATCCCGACCGGCGAACTGGCGCCAGTGGCCGGCACGCCGATGGACTTCACCAAGCCCACCGCCATTGGTACGCACATCAAGGCCGATCACCCGCAGTTGAAATTCGCCGAACCGAAACAGGGCGGCTTCGATTTCAACTGGGTGCTAGATACCAAGGGGGATGTGAGCAAAGTTGCCGCCGAGGTCAGCGATCCGCAGTCCGGGCGGCATCTGCAGCTGTTCACCAGCGAGCCGGGGGTGCAGTTCTACACCAGCAACTTCCTCGACGGCACGGTCAAGGGCAAGGGTGGCAAGGTCTATCCGCACTGGGGCGCGTTTACTTTGGAGACCCAGCACTATCCGGATGCGCCGAATCAGCCGGATTTTCCGAGCACGCGGCTGGATCCGGGGCAGGCTTATACACAAAGCGTCGTCTTGAAATTCACCACAAAATAA
- a CDS encoding GNAT family N-acetyltransferase, giving the protein MHIDYLCDHPHLIEELAELNFKEWGEFRDGDTLEARTERMRAACGKGAIPSVVVAIEDGRLLGGALLIDSDMKIRPQLTPWLAGVYVKAEERGRGIASQLVNRIVAEAKTLGVPQLYLYTDAAQSLYAGLGWEVVEDLVYEDLPVTVMKFNILHTAA; this is encoded by the coding sequence ATGCACATCGATTACCTGTGCGATCACCCGCATTTGATTGAGGAACTGGCCGAACTCAACTTCAAGGAATGGGGCGAATTCCGTGACGGCGATACCCTTGAGGCCCGCACCGAGCGGATGCGCGCCGCCTGTGGCAAGGGTGCAATTCCCAGCGTGGTGGTGGCTATTGAAGACGGCAGGTTGCTCGGCGGCGCGCTGCTGATCGACAGCGACATGAAGATCCGCCCGCAACTGACGCCGTGGCTGGCGGGCGTCTACGTGAAAGCCGAAGAACGCGGACGCGGAATTGCTTCGCAGCTGGTTAACCGGATCGTCGCTGAAGCCAAAACGTTGGGAGTGCCGCAGCTGTATCTGTACACCGACGCCGCGCAATCGCTGTATGCGGGGTTGGGTTGGGAGGTGGTCGAGGATCTGGTCTACGAGGATTTGCCGGTGACCGTCATGAAATTCAACATCCTTCATACCGCAGCGTAG
- a CDS encoding sulfite exporter TauE/SafE family protein, translated as MELANFGLVIAGLVVGFIVGMTGVGGGSLMTPILLWFGINPATAVGTDLLYAAITKSSGVLVHKKNNNIDWAITGWLTLGSVPAVAMTLWFLSTLHTAPEAMNAIIKQALGFVLFATALAILFKKRLLEFAHKRAGGNYNPSGARLNVMTVITGLILGTMVALTSIGAGALGTVALFILYPLLPTRRLVGTEIAHAVPLTLVAGLGHASMGNMDWGVLGFLLMGSLPGIWLGSHLTGRISDELLRPCLATMLLLIGYKLAF; from the coding sequence ATGGAATTGGCAAATTTCGGCCTGGTGATCGCCGGGCTGGTGGTGGGTTTTATTGTCGGTATGACCGGTGTCGGCGGCGGTTCGTTGATGACGCCGATCCTGTTGTGGTTCGGCATCAACCCGGCAACAGCGGTGGGCACCGACCTGTTGTACGCGGCCATTACCAAATCCAGTGGCGTGCTGGTGCACAAGAAGAACAACAACATCGACTGGGCCATCACCGGCTGGCTGACCCTCGGCAGCGTGCCGGCTGTGGCGATGACCTTGTGGTTTCTCAGCACGCTGCACACCGCGCCCGAAGCGATGAACGCGATCATCAAACAAGCCCTGGGCTTTGTGCTGTTCGCCACCGCGTTGGCGATTCTGTTCAAGAAGCGCCTGCTCGAATTCGCTCACAAACGCGCGGGCGGCAATTACAACCCGAGCGGCGCGCGCCTGAATGTGATGACGGTGATCACCGGGCTGATCCTCGGCACCATGGTCGCCCTGACCTCGATCGGCGCCGGCGCCCTGGGCACGGTCGCGCTGTTCATCCTCTATCCGCTGCTGCCGACCCGGCGCCTGGTCGGCACCGAAATCGCCCACGCCGTGCCGCTGACCCTGGTTGCCGGTCTGGGCCACGCGAGTATGGGCAACATGGACTGGGGCGTGCTGGGCTTTCTGCTGATGGGTTCGTTGCCGGGCATCTGGCTGGGCAGCCACCTGACCGGGCGTATCTCCGACGAATTACTGCGCCCGTGCCTGGCGACCATGCTGCTGTTGATCGGCTACAAACTGGCTTTCTGA
- a CDS encoding DUF1810 domain-containing protein: MRSTDQHDPFNLQRFVQAQDPVFERIQRELGEGRKRSHWMWFVFPQFAGLGGSEMSRRFAIQSAEEAQAYLAHDLLGARLRTCTQLVLKVRQRSIAEIFGHPDDLKFHSSMTLFAQFSAEDCQFAQALERYFHGILDEWTLQLLDSKQAQLPPDQG, translated from the coding sequence ATGAGAAGCACTGATCAGCATGACCCGTTCAACCTGCAGCGTTTCGTCCAGGCGCAGGACCCGGTGTTCGAACGGATTCAGCGTGAACTCGGTGAGGGGCGCAAGCGCAGCCACTGGATGTGGTTTGTGTTCCCGCAGTTCGCAGGGCTCGGTGGCAGCGAGATGTCCCGGCGTTTCGCCATTCAGTCCGCCGAAGAGGCGCAGGCCTATCTGGCCCACGACCTGCTCGGTGCGCGGCTGCGTACCTGCACGCAGTTGGTGCTGAAAGTGCGCCAGCGCTCGATTGCCGAGATTTTCGGCCACCCCGATGACCTGAAATTCCACTCCTCGATGACCCTGTTTGCGCAGTTCAGCGCCGAAGATTGCCAGTTCGCTCAGGCACTGGAGCGCTACTTCCACGGCATCCTCGACGAATGGACCCTGCAACTGCTGGACTCAAAACAGGCCCAGTTGCCCCCCGATCAGGGTTGA
- a CDS encoding MFS transporter, protein MTDSASTDFTRTDCVIRTEKLPYAALLAFAMTGFIAILTETLPAGLLPQIGAGLGVSEVLAGQLVTLYALGSIVAAIPLTVATRGWPRRRVLLMTVGGFLLFNTVTTFSSHYGLTLASRFLAGMAAGLSWGIMAGYARGIVPVHQQGRALAIAMLGTPVALSLGTPAGTWLGNLIGWRASFGIMSALALVLAAWIVLAVPDRPGQASSERLPLLQSLSLPGVRPVLFVVLTWMLGHNILYTYIAPFLMQAGLAERVDLVLLVFGLCSLVGIWIIGLLVDRWLRWLTLISLAVFAVTALVLALISPSPWLIYTCMAVWGLSFGGSATLLLTAAADSAGEHVDVVQAMLTTSWNVAIAGGGLFGGLLLDRAGAMSFPWALLILSLIALATVWINRHHSFKPGRRQH, encoded by the coding sequence ATGACCGACTCCGCAAGCACCGACTTCACCCGCACTGACTGCGTCATCCGCACCGAAAAACTGCCCTATGCCGCATTACTGGCGTTCGCCATGACCGGCTTTATCGCCATCCTCACCGAGACCCTGCCGGCCGGGCTGCTGCCGCAGATCGGCGCCGGGCTTGGGGTCAGCGAAGTGCTAGCCGGGCAACTGGTGACGCTGTATGCACTGGGCTCGATTGTCGCGGCAATTCCGCTGACCGTCGCCACCCGGGGCTGGCCACGGCGGCGGGTGCTGTTGATGACGGTTGGCGGGTTCCTGCTGTTCAACACCGTGACCACGTTCTCCAGCCATTACGGCCTGACCCTGGCCTCGCGGTTTCTCGCCGGGATGGCGGCGGGGCTGTCGTGGGGAATCATGGCCGGTTACGCCCGTGGCATCGTGCCAGTGCACCAGCAGGGACGGGCACTGGCAATCGCCATGCTCGGCACCCCGGTGGCGCTGTCGCTGGGCACCCCGGCGGGGACCTGGCTGGGCAACCTGATCGGCTGGCGCGCCTCGTTCGGGATCATGTCGGCGCTGGCATTGGTGCTGGCTGCGTGGATTGTGCTGGCGGTGCCGGACCGTCCGGGGCAGGCCAGCAGCGAACGCCTGCCGCTGCTGCAATCACTAAGCCTGCCGGGCGTGCGGCCGGTGCTGTTCGTGGTGCTGACCTGGATGCTCGGGCACAACATTCTCTACACCTACATCGCGCCATTCCTGATGCAGGCCGGGCTGGCCGAGCGCGTCGATCTGGTGCTGCTGGTGTTCGGCCTGTGTTCGCTGGTGGGGATCTGGATCATCGGTTTGCTGGTGGATCGCTGGTTGCGCTGGCTGACGCTGATCAGCCTCGCGGTGTTTGCCGTGACCGCACTGGTGCTGGCGCTGATATCCCCGTCGCCGTGGCTGATCTATACCTGCATGGCCGTGTGGGGCCTGTCATTTGGTGGTTCGGCGACGTTGCTGCTGACGGCGGCGGCGGATTCGGCCGGCGAGCATGTGGACGTGGTGCAGGCGATGCTCACCACCTCGTGGAACGTGGCGATTGCCGGTGGCGGCCTGTTTGGCGGGTTGCTGCTGGATCGGGCGGGCGCGATGTCCTTTCCATGGGCGTTGTTGATCCTGTCGCTGATCGCGCTGGCGACGGTGTGGATCAACCGTCATCACAGCTTCAAACCGGGCCGGCGCCAGCACTGA